Sequence from the Mesorhizobium sp. PAMC28654 genome:
GGCCGCGCAGGGTCAAACCGGCCTTCTCCAGCCGGTCGAGCCGATTGGTCATGGCGCCCGAAGTCACCATCGTCGCTTCATAGAGATCTGTCGGGGTCAGCGCGTGTGGCGCTCCCGACCGGCGCAGTGTCGCCAGAACATCGAATTCCCCTGATTGCAGGCCGAATCTGGCGAACAGCGGCGCGAGCCGGTCTCGCGCAATGAGCGAGGCGGCCTCGTTCAGGCGCCCAAGCACAGCCATGGGGGAAACATCCAGGTCCGGGCGCTCCCTGTTCCATTGTTCGACCGCTTTTGCCGCGCGATCCATCTATCTCACCGTTAAATATCTTGACGTTAAGAATCTTTGCGTTACTTTACTCTAGGACACAACGCGGCCAAGCGCCATATCGATGACTGGACATCCGATGAAATTTCTCTGGGATTCGGCGCTCGGCCTGCTGGTGGTCACCGGCGGCCTGCTTGGCCTGACGCTGCCGTTCGGCAAGCTGGCGACGGCGGCCGGCGTTTCCGCCATGGTCTGGGCTTTCGTCATCTCGGTCGGCGCCGGTGGCGTGCTTCTGGGCGCTCTGCTGTCGCGCGGACAGCGCATCCGGCTCACCCCACGCAAGTTGCGCTATTTCTTCATCACCGCGGCGGTGTCCTACGCCGCTCCCAATCTCTTGATGTTTTCGGCCATTCCGCATCTTGGCGCCGGCTACACCGGCATCATGTTCACCCTGTCGCCGGTGATCACGCTGGTGTTTTCGATCCTGCTTGGTGTCCGGCGGCCCAACATGCTTGGCGTTGTCGGCATCGCCGTAGGCTTCATCGGCGCGGTCATGGTGGCGGTGACACGTGGCGAGGCCGGCCAGCCGGCCGATCTGTTCTGGGTGGCGATGGGCCTGCTCATCCCGGTCAGCCTTGCCGCCGGCAACATCTACCGCACCATCGACTGGCCTGAAGGCACCGGCCCGATCGAACTGGCCGTCGGCAGCCACCTGGCGTCGGCGGCGATGCTCCTCATCGGCATCCTCACCTTGCAGGGCGGCGGCTCGCTTGGCGCGCTGGGCGCGGTGCCGCTGGTTGTCGTCGCGCAGGTGACGTCGGCCTCGGCGATGTTCGCCTTCTTCTTCCGGCTGCAAGCGGTCGGCGGGCCCGTCTATCTCAGCCAGATCGGCTATGTGGCGGCCGCGGTCGGCCTGTTTTCAGGCACGATATTCCTGGGCGAGCACTATCATCTGCTGACCTGGTCCGGCGCGGTGATCATCACAGCGGGTGTGTTCATCACCACCAAGGCGCAAAACCAGAAGGCCTGATGCTCAGACGGAGCCCTTCTCCGCCAGCACCATGTAGTTGACATCCATGTCCTTCGACCGATGCCAGCGGTCGGCAAGCGGACTGTAGGTGACGCCGGAACGGTCGATGATGGTGAGGCCGGCACCGCCAAGCGCCTTTTCGAGCTCCTCCGGCCGCACCAGCTTGCCGAACTGGTGCGTGCCGCGCGGCAGCCAGCGCAGCACATATTCGGCGCCGATGATGGCCAGTCCCAGCGCCTTCAGCGTGCGGTTGATGGTGGCCACGAACATGATGCCGCCGGGCCGGACCATCTCGCCGCACTTGGCCACGAACAGGTCGATGTCGGCGACATGCTCGACCACTTCCATGTTGAGGATGACGTCGAATTTTTCGCCGGCGTCGGCCAGATCCTCGGCCGTCGTGGCGCGATAATCGACGGTCACTCCGGCTTCGGCGGCGTGCAGCCTTGCCACCTCGATGTTGGTGGCGGATGCGTCGGCGCCGACCACTTCGGCGCCAAGCCGCGCCATCGGCTCGCAAAGCAAGCCACCGCCGCAACCGATATCCAGGATGCGCAGGCCCTCGAACGGCCTGGCCGCGCGTGGATCGCGGCCGAAACGCTCAGCCACCTGGTCGCGGATATAGGAGAGCCGAACCGGGTTGAACTTGTGCAGCGGCCGGAATTTGCCGCTCGGGTTCCACCACTCCGCCGCAAGGGCCGAGAAGCGCTCCACTTCTCCGGCATCGATCGTCGATCGTCGGGGCTCTGGCATCAATGGGTCTCCGGCAGGTCAAACATGTCGGAGCGCGATCAGCAAACCGAATGCCGCTTCGGCTGACCGCGCTCTGGTGCGCTAGGAAGTCGGGCGTAGGGAGATGAAAGTCAAGGCAACAGTTTTCAGCCAGGAGTGCATGCCAACGAAAGCCGTGGTCGCCCCCGCGCATCAAAAAGTCGTTATCCACAGCCCGGCCATGGCGCGGCAATCGGTGTCGGCAAATCGCGGATTGCTGCTGCTCGCCCTCGGTCCTTGCGAATGGTTCCTGTTTTGGCTAAGGAGGCCGCGCATTCTACGGCTGGCGTGAGCCCGACGTATCCTTCCCTTGTTTCGGGATTCCGCTTGTGGGCTGGGGTCCGGCATTCAGTCAAAGGCATTTCGCTTCCATGGCGCGCATCGTGATGAAATTCGGCGGAACCTCCGTCGCCGACATCGCCCGCATCCGCAATGTGGCGCGCCACGTCAAACGCGAGGTCGATGCTGGCCATGAGGTGGCGGTGGTGGTTTCGGCGATGGCCGGCAAGACCAACGAGCTGGTAGGCTGGGCGCGCGAAGCCTCGCCGATGCATGACGCCCGCGAATATGACGCGGTCGTCGCTTCCGGCGAACAGGTCACGGCAGGTCTTCTGGCGATCACCTTGCAGAACATGGGCGTGCATGCCCGTTCCTGGCAGGGCTGGCAGATTCCGATCAAGACAGACAACGCGCATGGCGCGGCCCGTATTCTCGACATTGACGGCGCTTTCCTGATCAAGCGCTTCGGCGAGGGGCAGGTGGCCGTCATCGCCGGCTTCCAGGGCATCGGCCCGGACAATCGCATCGCCACTCTCGGCCGCGGCGGCTCCGATACCAGTGCTGTCGCCATCGCCGCGGCGGTCAAGGCCGATCGCTGTGACATCTACACCGACGTCGACGGGGTCTACACCACTGATCCGCGTATCGAGCCCAAGGCGCGGCGGCTGGCGAAGATATCGTTCGAGGAAATGCTTGAAATGGCCTCGCTCGGCGCCAAGGTTCTGCAGGTGCGTTCGGTCGAGCTTGCCATGGTGCACAGGGTGCGTACCTTCGTGCGGTCGTCCTTCGACGATCCCGATGCGCCCGGAATGGGGGATTTGCTCAATCCTCTGGGAACGCTCATTTGCGACGAGGAAGAGATCGTGGAACAGCAGGTCGTCACCGGAATTGCCTACGCCAAGGACGAAGCGCAGATTTCGCTGCGCCGTGTCGGCGACCGCCCGGGCGTTGCCGCCGGCATCTTCGGGCCGCTGGCCGAGGCCAACATCAATGTCGACATGATCGTCCAGAACATTTCCGAGGACGGCAAGCTGACCGACATGACCTTCACCGTACCGTCCGGCGACGTCGACAAGGCGCTTGCCGTGCTTGAGCGCCTGAAGGCCTCGATCGGCTACGACGTCGTGCAGTCGGAAGCCGGCATGTCGAAGGTTTCGGTTATCGGCATCGGCATGCGCAGCCACGCGGGCGTCGCCGCCACCGCGTTCAAGGCGTTGGCTGACCGGTCGATCAATATTCGTGCCATAACAACTTCCGAGATCAAGATTTCGATCCTGATTGACGGTCCTTACACCGAACTTGCGGTTCGCACTTTGCATTCCGTCTACGGTCTGGATAAGCAGTAGCAGGACTAGAGTCAGTTGTTGCGTTTGTGCCGGTGCGCAGGGAAGCTGCACTGGCCCGAAAGCCATTGGAGAAGAAGCCGCGATGCGTGATACGGCCAGTGGCCCGCGCGTTTTGCTGAAACGGCTCCGCGAGCTCATGCAAGAGCCGCTGGAGCCGCAGGAGCGGCTTGACCGGATCGTGCGCGACATCGCCTCCAACATGGTCGCCGAAGTCTGCTCGCTCTACGTGTTGCGCGCCGATTCGGTGCTCGAACTCTATGCCACCGAAGGCTTGAACCCGAACGCCGTCCATCTGGCGCAACTCAGGCTGGGGCAAGGCCTTGTCGGCACCATTGCCGCAAGTGCGCGGCCGCTGAACCTTTCCAACGCGCAGGAACATCCGGCCTTCGCCTACCTGCCGGAGACCGGGGAAGAGATCTACAATTCCTTCCTTGGCGTGCCGGTGCTGAGGGCAGGGCGCACGCTGGGCGTGCTCGTCGTCCAGAACAAGACGATGCGCCATTACCGCGACGACGAGGTCGAGGCGCTGGAAACCACGGCGATGGTCATCGCCGAGATGATCGCCACCGGCGACCTGGCGCGGCTGACACGGCCCGGTCTCGAACTCGACCTGCGCCGCCCCGTGAGCTTCACCGGCCTGTCCTTCAACGATGGCGTCGGACTTGGCCATGTCGTGCTGCACGAGCCGCGCATCGTCGTCACGAACCTGTTCAACGAGGACAGCGAGGAGGAAGTCCGCCGGCTTGAGACTTCGCTCGGCTCGCTCAGGCTCTCCATCGACGACATGCTGGAGCGCCGCGACGTTGCCTTCGAGGGCGAGCATCGCCAGGTGCTCGAAGCCTATCGCATGTTCGCCAATGATCGCGGCTGGGTGCGCCGGCTGGAAGAGGCGATCCGCAACGGCCTGACGGCCGAGGCGGCCGTGGAGAAAGTGCAGAGCGACATGCGCGCGCGCATGCTGCACATGACCGACCCCTATCTGCGCGAGCGGATGAGCGATTTCGACGATCTCGCCAACCGGCTGCTGCGCCAGTTGATGGGGCGCGGACCGGAGGATGTCGCGGCCTCGCTGCCGAAGGACGCCATTCTCGTTGCCCGCTCAATGGGCGCCGCCGAACTGCTCGACTACCCCAGAGACAAGCTGCGTGGCGTGGTGCTGGAGGATGGTGCCGCGACCAGCCACGTCGTCATCGTGGCGCGCGCCATGGGCATTCCGGTCGCAGGCCAGATGAAGGGCGCCGTTTCCATGGCGGAAAACGGCGATGCCATCATCGTCGACGGCGAAGAAGGCACGATCCATCTGCGCCCGCAGCCGGACCTGGAAGCCGCGTATGCCGAAAAGGTCCGCTTCCGTGCGCGGCGGCAGGAAGTCTATCGCGAACTGCGCAAGAAGCCGTCGGTGACCAAGGACGGTGTTCAGGTCGACCTGTTGATGAATGCGGGTCTGGCCGTCGACCTGCCACAACTGGCCGAGGCGGGTGCCGCTGGCATCGGCCTGTTTCGTACCGAACTGCAGTTCATGGTGGCATCGACATTTCCCCGCGCCGAAGCCCAGGAAAAGCTCTATCGCGATGTACTCGACGCGGCGCGCGGCAAGCCAGTCACCTTCCGCACCATCGATATTGGCGGCGACAAGGTGCTGCCTTACTTCAAGGGTTCCATCCAGGAAGAGAACCCAGCGCTCGGCTGGCGGGCGATCCGCCTGACGCTCGACCGCCCGGGTCTGCTCAGGACCCAGATTCGCGCCTTGCTCAAGGCCTGCGGCGGGCGTGAACTCAAGCTGATGCTGCCGATGGTGACCGAGCTTGGCGAGATCGCCCAGGCGCGCGAAATCATCGACCGCGAGGTACGGCATCTGTCGCGCTTCGCCCATCATCTGCCAACCAGCCTCAAGCTTGGGGCGATGCTGGAAGTGCCGTCGCTGTTGTTTCAGCTCGACGAGTTGATGAAGGCGGTCGATTTCGTCTCGGTCGGCTCGAACGATCTATTCCAGTTCGTCATGGCCGTGGATCGCGGCAACACGCAATTGTCCGACCGGTTCGACACGCTGTCGACGCCTTTCCTGCGCGTGCTCAAGCAGATCGCCGATGCCGGCGTCCGGAATCACACGCCGGTGACGCTGTGCGGCGAGCTCGCCGGCAAGCCGATCTCGGCGATGGCGCTGATCGGCCTCGGCTACCGTTCGATCTCGATGTCGCCGGCCTCGATCGGGCCGGTCAAGGCAATGCTGACCGAACTGCCGCTGGATGAATTGAAGGCGTTCTTCGACGACAACCTCATGGCGCCGGCTCAGGGGTTGCCGATGCGGGCGCTGCTGCATGCCTTTGCCGACGACCGCTCCATTCCACTGTAGCATTTCATCATGATCAACCTGCCCCGCGACCGCATGGATCAAGTCGTCAAGCGTTTCGAGATGCTCGAAGCGCAGATGTCGGCCGGGCCAGCCGCCGACGCCTATGTGAAAATGGCGTCGGAATATGCAGAGATACAGGACATGGTTGCCAAGGTCCGGTCGCTGCGATCGGCCGAACATGAGCAGGCTGATCTGGAGGCCATGCTTGCCGACAAGGGCACGGACGCCGAGATGCGGGCGCTCGCGGAGGCGGACCTGCCCGAGGTCGAGGACCGCATCGAGCAATTGCAGAAGGACATCCAGATCCTGCTGTTGCCCAAGGATGCCGCCGACGACAAGAACGCGATACTCGAAATCCGTGCAGGTACCGGCGGCGATGAGGCGGCATTGTTCGCCGGCGATCTGTTTCGGATGTATGAGCGCTACGCCGCCGAGCGCGGCTGGCGTTTCGAGATGGTGTCGGCCAGCGACGGCGATGCCGGCGGCTTCAAGGAAATCATCGCCACCATCTCCGGCAGGGGCGTCTTTGCCCATCTGAAATTCGAATCCGGCGTTCATCGCGTGCAGCGCGTGCCGGCGACCGAAGCCAGCGGGCGCATCCATACCTCGGCGGCGACGGTTGCAGTGCTGCCGGAGGCGGAAGAAGTCGATATCGACATCAGGGCCGAGGACATCCGCATCGACACGATGCGCGCTTCCGGTTCCGGCGGCCAGCACGTCAACACCACGGATTCGGCTGTCCGCATCACCCATCTGCCAACCGGCATCATGGTGGTGCAGGCGGAGAAGTCGCAGCACCAGAACCGGGCGAAAGCCATGCAGATCCTGCGGGCGCGGCTATACGACCTCGAGCGCGGCAAGGCGGACGAGGAGCGCTCCGAATCACGCAAGTCGCAGGTAGGTTCGGGCGATCGTTCGGAGCGCATCCGCACCTATAATTTCCCGCAGGGACGGGTCACCGACCATCGCATCAACCTGACGCTTTACAAGCTCGACCGGGTGATGATGGGCGAACTCGACGAAATCATCGACGCGCTGCTTGCCGATCACCAGTCGAAGCTGCTCGCAGACATCGGCATCGATGGCTGACCATCTGCAGGAAGCGCTGGGGCCGTTGCTGCGAGCGGCGCGGGCGCGCCTGGAGGCCGTGGTAGACAGTCCGGATCTCGATGCCAGGCTGATCGTCGAGCATTTCTCCGGCACGACCCGCACCCAGGCCATTGCCGATCCCATGCGGACCGTGGATGCCAGGGCGATTGCCGAAATTGACGCGGCCCTGAAGCGGCGGATCTCCGGGGAGTCGGTGCATCGCATTCTCGGCTATCGCGAATTTTACGGTCTGCGGCTGTCGCTGTCGCCGGAGACGCTGGAGCCACGACCGGATACCGAAACGCTGGTCGACGCGGTGCTGCCCTTTGCCAAGGCAACGGCATCGCGGGAAGGCGCATGCCGTATCCTCGACCTGGGAACCGGCTCGGGCGCCATTGCACTGGCGCTGCTGTCGGCCGTTCCCGAGGTCATCGCGACCGGCGTCGATGTTTCAGATGGGGCGCTGGCGACAGCAAGCCGCAATGCGGAGCAATTGGGTTTCGCCAGCCGGTTCAAGGTGCTCAAATCCGACTGGTTCGCAAAAGTTTCCGGCCGGTACCATGTAATTGCCGCAAACCCTCCCTATATACCGTCGGAAGATATCGAAAATCTGCAGGACGAGGTCCGCGATTTCGATCCCCGCCTGGCCCTTGATGGCGGCGTGGATGGTCTTGGTCCCTACCGGATCATAGCAGCGGAGGCTGCGGGTTTTCTGGAAGCTGAAGGCAGGGTAGCGGTCGAGTTCGGCCATACGCAACGCAACGAGGTTACGGAAGTATTCTCCGCCGCCGGCTACAAGTTGGCGGGGGCGTTTCGCGACCTCGGCGGAAATGACAGGGTTCTGGTCTTTGAACTGTGAAAGCCCTGATGCAGTGCAAAAAAAAGCGCTTGGCAATGCCGGGGAATGCGGCTAGGGTCGCCTTAACCGGATGAGACGAAGCAGGCAGTGCTCTTAGCGATTCGGTTTTCCTTAGAAATAGCTGCCTTCTTGCGCAAACGACGCCCAAGCTTCGAGCGGGAATCGTCCGGAAAGTGATGTAACCGGAACAGGATGACACGTGGCGCCAACGCAATCGATGCGGGCGAACGCCGGTGAAGAAACGAAACGGTTGGCTGCATGAGCGCCTCCGTCCGTGTAGAGTCTTTCGAAAATTTCAAGATGAAGAGAGTTTGATGAGGCCCCAACAGCAGAACAGGCGCATGCGCGGTCGCAACAACAATGGCGGCGGCGGTGGCAATAACAATAATAGCAACAACAATAACAACAATCGCAAAGGGCCTAATCCCCTGACGCGCAATTACGAGAGCAACGGCCCGGACGTGAAGATCCGCGGATCGGCTCAGCAGATCGCCGAAAAATATGCCACCCTTGCCCGTGATGCGCATAGCTCCGGCGACCGGGTCATGGCGGAAAACTACCTCCAGCACGCCGAACACTACAATCGCATCATCGCGGCGGCACAAGCGCAGATGCCGATCCAGAACGTCCAGCAGAATCGCGACGAGTTCGACGATGACGGCGATGAGGATCGTGATGAGTTCGACAATGGTGGCAACAACAACAATGTCACCGACACCTCCTCTCCCGTGGTCAATCATGGCGCCGGTCCCCAGCCGGTGATCGAGGGAACGCCGGCTGAGTTGGCATTGAATCCGGAAAACGGCCGGGATGGTCGCGGCAATGGCGGGCGTGACAACAATGGCGGGCGCCATCGTGATCGCCGCCCCAATGGCGGCTATGGCCAGAATGGTCAGCGCGAGCAAGGCGATCAGCGCGGCGAACAGAACCGGCGCAATGATGCGCCTGTGCAGGCGGAGGCCGCGCCAGTCGCGGAACCTGTTTCCGCGCCGGAGCCCGCACCGCAGTTCGATAATTTTTCACCGGCAGCTCTGGCCGCCCAGGCTGAACTCAACGAGGCAGCCGCCGAGGGCAGCGCCGCGCGCCGCCCCAGGCGCCCGCGCCGTCCGCGCGTCAGCGCCGACCAAGCGAGCGGCGGTGACGACAACGCAGCCAGCGGCGAGGTGAGTGCTGCTCCGGCTGAAGGCGTTGACGCGGAACCAGCCGTCGTCGTCGCCGAGAGCTGATCGGCCAATTTCGGGACTATCGAACGGCGGAGAGAAATCTCCGCCGTTTTTGTTTGCGCCGGCATGGAATATCGTGCGCCGGGAGTCTTGAGGGACTGCATTTTGCGCACCATATCAGCCCTAACTGGATTCGGCTCGAATGAGCGGGTCCGTCACCACAATCTGATCCGGTGCCGCAAAGCGGGCCGGTGATGGAAGGAGACAGATATGAACCTTGAGAAATACTCAGAGCGCGTACGCGGTTTCATCCAGTCCGCGCAGACCATGGCGCTCTCGCGCAATCACCAGCAGTTCACTCCCGAACACATTCTGAAAGTGCTCGTCGACGACGACGAGGGCTTGGCCGCGTCGCTGATCGAGCGCGCCGGTGGCAGCGTCCGCGACGTCAAGCTTGGCGTCGAGACAGCCCTTGAGGCGATGCCCAAGGTCGAGGGCGGCAATGGCCAGCTCTATCTGGCGCAGCCGCTGGCCAAGG
This genomic interval carries:
- a CDS encoding aspartate kinase, giving the protein MARIVMKFGGTSVADIARIRNVARHVKREVDAGHEVAVVVSAMAGKTNELVGWAREASPMHDAREYDAVVASGEQVTAGLLAITLQNMGVHARSWQGWQIPIKTDNAHGAARILDIDGAFLIKRFGEGQVAVIAGFQGIGPDNRIATLGRGGSDTSAVAIAAAVKADRCDIYTDVDGVYTTDPRIEPKARRLAKISFEEMLEMASLGAKVLQVRSVELAMVHRVRTFVRSSFDDPDAPGMGDLLNPLGTLICDEEEIVEQQVVTGIAYAKDEAQISLRRVGDRPGVAAGIFGPLAEANINVDMIVQNISEDGKLTDMTFTVPSGDVDKALAVLERLKASIGYDVVQSEAGMSKVSVIGIGMRSHAGVAATAFKALADRSINIRAITTSEIKISILIDGPYTELAVRTLHSVYGLDKQ
- a CDS encoding DUF4167 domain-containing protein → MRPQQQNRRMRGRNNNGGGGGNNNNSNNNNNNRKGPNPLTRNYESNGPDVKIRGSAQQIAEKYATLARDAHSSGDRVMAENYLQHAEHYNRIIAAAQAQMPIQNVQQNRDEFDDDGDEDRDEFDNGGNNNNVTDTSSPVVNHGAGPQPVIEGTPAELALNPENGRDGRGNGGRDNNGGRHRDRRPNGGYGQNGQREQGDQRGEQNRRNDAPVQAEAAPVAEPVSAPEPAPQFDNFSPAALAAQAELNEAAAEGSAARRPRRPRRPRVSADQASGGDDNAASGEVSAAPAEGVDAEPAVVVAES
- the prmC gene encoding peptide chain release factor N(5)-glutamine methyltransferase, whose product is MADHLQEALGPLLRAARARLEAVVDSPDLDARLIVEHFSGTTRTQAIADPMRTVDARAIAEIDAALKRRISGESVHRILGYREFYGLRLSLSPETLEPRPDTETLVDAVLPFAKATASREGACRILDLGTGSGAIALALLSAVPEVIATGVDVSDGALATASRNAEQLGFASRFKVLKSDWFAKVSGRYHVIAANPPYIPSEDIENLQDEVRDFDPRLALDGGVDGLGPYRIIAAEAAGFLEAEGRVAVEFGHTQRNEVTEVFSAAGYKLAGAFRDLGGNDRVLVFEL
- a CDS encoding DMT family transporter, with the translated sequence MKFLWDSALGLLVVTGGLLGLTLPFGKLATAAGVSAMVWAFVISVGAGGVLLGALLSRGQRIRLTPRKLRYFFITAAVSYAAPNLLMFSAIPHLGAGYTGIMFTLSPVITLVFSILLGVRRPNMLGVVGIAVGFIGAVMVAVTRGEAGQPADLFWVAMGLLIPVSLAAGNIYRTIDWPEGTGPIELAVGSHLASAAMLLIGILTLQGGGSLGALGAVPLVVVAQVTSASAMFAFFFRLQAVGGPVYLSQIGYVAAAVGLFSGTIFLGEHYHLLTWSGAVIITAGVFITTKAQNQKA
- a CDS encoding MarR family winged helix-turn-helix transcriptional regulator — protein: MDRAAKAVEQWNRERPDLDVSPMAVLGRLNEAASLIARDRLAPLFARFGLQSGEFDVLATLRRSGAPHALTPTDLYEATMVTSGAMTNRLDRLEKAGLTLRGPHPNDRRGIVVQLTEQGLALIDEAVTAHVANEHKILAGLTQAERETLSHLLEKLIGSMKSTPSEDTGS
- the prfA gene encoding peptide chain release factor 1 — encoded protein: MINLPRDRMDQVVKRFEMLEAQMSAGPAADAYVKMASEYAEIQDMVAKVRSLRSAEHEQADLEAMLADKGTDAEMRALAEADLPEVEDRIEQLQKDIQILLLPKDAADDKNAILEIRAGTGGDEAALFAGDLFRMYERYAAERGWRFEMVSASDGDAGGFKEIIATISGRGVFAHLKFESGVHRVQRVPATEASGRIHTSAATVAVLPEAEEVDIDIRAEDIRIDTMRASGSGGQHVNTTDSAVRITHLPTGIMVVQAEKSQHQNRAKAMQILRARLYDLERGKADEERSESRKSQVGSGDRSERIRTYNFPQGRVTDHRINLTLYKLDRVMMGELDEIIDALLADHQSKLLADIGIDG
- the ptsP gene encoding phosphoenolpyruvate--protein phosphotransferase, with amino-acid sequence MRDTASGPRVLLKRLRELMQEPLEPQERLDRIVRDIASNMVAEVCSLYVLRADSVLELYATEGLNPNAVHLAQLRLGQGLVGTIAASARPLNLSNAQEHPAFAYLPETGEEIYNSFLGVPVLRAGRTLGVLVVQNKTMRHYRDDEVEALETTAMVIAEMIATGDLARLTRPGLELDLRRPVSFTGLSFNDGVGLGHVVLHEPRIVVTNLFNEDSEEEVRRLETSLGSLRLSIDDMLERRDVAFEGEHRQVLEAYRMFANDRGWVRRLEEAIRNGLTAEAAVEKVQSDMRARMLHMTDPYLRERMSDFDDLANRLLRQLMGRGPEDVAASLPKDAILVARSMGAAELLDYPRDKLRGVVLEDGAATSHVVIVARAMGIPVAGQMKGAVSMAENGDAIIVDGEEGTIHLRPQPDLEAAYAEKVRFRARRQEVYRELRKKPSVTKDGVQVDLLMNAGLAVDLPQLAEAGAAGIGLFRTELQFMVASTFPRAEAQEKLYRDVLDAARGKPVTFRTIDIGGDKVLPYFKGSIQEENPALGWRAIRLTLDRPGLLRTQIRALLKACGGRELKLMLPMVTELGEIAQAREIIDREVRHLSRFAHHLPTSLKLGAMLEVPSLLFQLDELMKAVDFVSVGSNDLFQFVMAVDRGNTQLSDRFDTLSTPFLRVLKQIADAGVRNHTPVTLCGELAGKPISAMALIGLGYRSISMSPASIGPVKAMLTELPLDELKAFFDDNLMAPAQGLPMRALLHAFADDRSIPL
- the ubiG gene encoding bifunctional 2-polyprenyl-6-hydroxyphenol methylase/3-demethylubiquinol 3-O-methyltransferase UbiG gives rise to the protein MPEPRRSTIDAGEVERFSALAAEWWNPSGKFRPLHKFNPVRLSYIRDQVAERFGRDPRAARPFEGLRILDIGCGGGLLCEPMARLGAEVVGADASATNIEVARLHAAEAGVTVDYRATTAEDLADAGEKFDVILNMEVVEHVADIDLFVAKCGEMVRPGGIMFVATINRTLKALGLAIIGAEYVLRWLPRGTHQFGKLVRPEELEKALGGAGLTIIDRSGVTYSPLADRWHRSKDMDVNYMVLAEKGSV